The genomic DNA AAAGAACATTGAATTATATAGGATCTCTATGAGAGATCTGTGGTGTCCGTTTCGGCACCCACCTTAGTTGTGGCGCTGGACAGTGAATGTGGTGTTGCGGTTGAGGGTTGCCCTCTGGCACATGTTCACCATCTTGGTGTTGTCCTGCTGTAGGGCCGTGCTGATGAACCAGTTCCTGTAATGGGCAGACTCCAGGGTACTGATGTCAACTCCGGTGTCCTGTTTGTAGAAGAGGAAGCGTACCATGTCGCTCTCATGGTTGATGGACTTCAGCTGCTCCTTGTCTGCCacctcctggagagagagagagatagatggtcaGGGggttcaaatcaatggctgactCAAAACTGACTTAAAGGTCAAATGTCATACACCAGGGGTCAAATGTCATACACCAGGGGTCAAATGTCATACACCAGGGGTGGATAGAAATGTTACTCTGGCTATTGGTTTGAGTTTGTGGCTGTTGGAACCAATGACTTATATAATCAACACATCATTGGTTGGAACAAGCTGACACACTGTCACTCTCCAGGACTAATTAATAGTCATCCTCGCTGTATCCCATTCCCAGTCACATTTCACCAGGGTcggtctctcttggtctctctggCAGTTTCCTTTAATTACACTGCAACTCAACCTTTTACATTCCACATATGATTCAGACACAATGTTGATGATGTCAGCATTCTTCAGCTCAGGCACCATCTCCATTGCCATCTCTACGTGGTGCGGTCCAGGTCTGACTCAAACAACTCCAGCCTCAACAGACAATTATCCTATCTCTAAATACTGAATGACAATATTTTCAGCAGTAGTAGTGCTATTTACCTCTAGGTGCAGGGTGGGCGTGCCTTCTGATGTGATGCAGGATAGGTAGAGGTTGGATCCCTTGATGCCCAGGGCTACAGGTCTTGCTTTAGTCTCACTGGGGACAGGCGTGATGTACGTAGACAGGTTCAAATGCACTGAGGACAGAGGAATGGAGAAGAGAGTCAGTCAGCATCATTCATCAGAACTCAACTGTGAACTAAGTACGCTACCTATCTGTCAGTCTCAGGGTGGGGTTGGTTTTAACCTCTCCACTGAATCTCATATTGCTCATATGTACCTAACCTTTCCAATTATTTCAGATTCATAGGAAGTGCCACTGCTTAGTGCCCCAAGGCAAAAATGAATTTCATTAATTTAATGATCTATGGTCGCCAAAGAACACACTCAAAAGTCTTTGGCAAAATGTAACGCACTATGTTAAGACAAATGCAAATTGGGACTGAGCCTTGGTTGTTAACATACCTTTATGGTAGCTGCTGCCTCCCTGCAGCATCATAGCATGCAGCTCCATAGACCCTTCATTGAGCACCCAGCACTTATTCTCAGAGTCAGTGACACTACACTCGTACTCTCCTTTACTGCTGAAAGCAGCTCTGCTGCTGGCTTCAGTGTGCGCCGACTCCAACTCCAACACTATATGTtttgatgaggagagagagagaggagaaagcagtTAGAAATAAGCGATGTGTTGGGCATGCATTCTAAGTGGTATTCTATAGTGTGAACATTGGAACATAGCCCAGTGGTGATAGCTAATGGTATTATAGTGGTACACATTGAAAATACCCCgttctgtttgtgctgtcttgtcaactcctatggtcattgtcatcaGAAGCAAGACAGTACAATCAGACATGGGGCCAGGCTAGCCCCGAAGGGGCTCCTCTAATCCAGTCCAGTGATCTTTGACCTACCTTCCACTGCGCTCTCTAGCAAGAAATTTAACAGGCCCTCATCTCTTCCCAGGGTAAACCCCTTGCCACCATTTAGCCTCTCCATGGCGATGATGAGGTTGGCCACACAGCGCAGGGTGATGGGGTGATGGGATATCTCCACATCCAGACCCTGAGGCAGTTTGGAGCTCCATGCTACACTGGCAGAGGTGTTCTGACCAGGACAGAGAAAGTCGATTCAACATTCATCTAACATTGTTGCATCAGTGTATGGAGAATTGTGGTTGGTCTGTTTTTTTCCTTTCTTCTGTTTTAACATTTACTGTATAATAACATTTGAATGTCTGTCATGCCTGAATATTGTAGGTCTGTCTTATCATCATGTCTAAGTTGGGACTCACCTTCATTAGACTGCAGTTTGACTCAAATTCCATATTGTCTTTGTAGTTAGATCTGGAAAATAAAAACAGATATTTTAAAACTCCTGTCCATCATAGATTGTATCATGCTTAGTCAGTTGCTTAAAGATGGCCAAGATCTGAAAACACATTCAGAGATCTGGTGTAAACAGGCAATCAATATACAGTTAGTCATAAATAAAAGTTTTTACTAAACACTATATAGAAATAAAGACTGCCACAACAGATCAACAACATAATACATGGTCAGCCGTACAGTAAGAGTAAGTTTATGGTTGCCAATGTGAATAAAAACAGACTCTACATTTCATTTACCTGGATGAATAGGTTTGTAGTTGGCTGTTTTGTAGTTTGTAGATAGTAGGTACTAACGTCTTGTTTCTAGTCCTTGGTCCTTGTTGTGAGTCCCAACTTGTTCTCTGAACCAATGTTTTCTGACTACATGTGGTAACCTGTATGTCTTATATACATCCTGGGCACACTCTCCAGAAATTCCCCTCTACGCACACGGGAGGAAGGACGATGGTTTAGTCTCACCAGACCAATGAGTGACAAGGTATTTTTTAATGACTTTGGTGATGAAATACTGGACTCACACCCAACAGGATGGGGGGATGGGGTGTAATTGTTTTGTAATATTGCCAATATACTTCATTCAAATAATTGATGTTGTGTTTTCATGCTGTTCTTGGCCAGGATTCCCTGAGAAATTGTATTTCAGATCTCAATATTACTGGATGAACAAAATATTAAATATTGTTCATGTCAACACTACGTAACATTAGTTACGATTAGACAAATGTAcatgtctgtattataatatacTTTGCATAACTTCCTTTTCTAAAGGACTTCTCATTCATTATGCGTTTAAAGTGTTGATAACGGCTATTTTCTTAGAAGGGCTATTTTCTAAGACGGTTTTCAGTGgcagttctagcttgtatggctccctggatGAACCTCCCCTTCAACACCCCCCCCCTCCTACAAAAATAGAAAAGCATCGTTCAGCACTAACCTTcattttattcagacatttggaacaacacaaataaataaatcataacatttaaaactatagaaatataaaaatatatacaaaaataagacaacaaaaaaagaagtaacaaagacaaatagaaacaaatgtgtgttgatttggcactcgagcatcaatacattactCATCCCACAACACTGTTAACCAAGAGTCATGACTAAGCCAATTCACCCTGGTGGTGTGCacactggttttatattattattaaccATTCcacacaaaccagaaaaaaatgcaacaatatgtctgtgaaactatatattcacagtattatgaatgaattgtggtttatttggtagcatttcgtgGTGTGACAGATTTGACTAATTCCATTAGTACTGTAAAAAGTTAGAGGttcgctatttgatagattcacCCGCCCCCCTACCCCGGACTTCCAGTgtggagacctgaggtcaacctacccccaccCCGCTACCTCAGACTtgcagtggggagacctgaggtcaacctacccccgcccccctccccatctcgtacttctgagtgggagacctgaggtcaacctacccccgcccccctacctcggacttccagtgaggagacctgaggtcaacctaccgccgccccccctccccatctcgtacttctgagtgggagaccttcccaggcagtaacctgcctagctcacaaactcgAATCAGGGCGCCCACTTCGACAAGGTTaactgacccacagtcccacactgTGACATGATATTATTGACATGACctgcaaatgagcgatagaaaaccgatcgcgCCAATGTCACTGTTCCAAATGTTTTTGTGCGGGCACCCCGTGTCGCCCCCGGCAAGATGCCGTCCTGGGCGGCTGCCCATGTCACCTATACCTAAATCCGCTACTGGACGGGTCTACACTGGAAATGACTGTAATATCATATGTGGTTGTTTTTTCCTACTAAActtagatgaatgcactgactgtcagtcgctctggataagagcctctgctaaatgactgaaatgtcatACAATGCAAATGTAAGTGCTAATACAATATACTGTGTTTTTATCATTACTTTTTTCCTAAAGTCCTAGGAAACTAAACTTCAACCATTTCTAAAGATGTCTGAGTTTCTATGTTTCCCTTTGACATCAACATTTTGGTTCTATTCTTTAATTTCCTAATATTGTCAATCAAATATTCTGCGAAGCCTGCTTACATTTCATGGACTTTCAGATGTGAGAAAATTCCTCACCATATTGTGAAATAACAAGGAACTGACTACATTATTTCCTCACTTCCTGTGTGATGTCACGAGAGTCTAGAATCTGCCAGCTGGATAGATTTCCAGTACAGACGGGCAGACTCTTGGACTGTGTCCAACTTCCTACTACTATATTAGCCTTTACCCTTGCCAAAAAGGTGTTAGACATTGTTAAGACTCGTTCAGGGGAATCTCCCCAATTCACTAAAATATCAGGACTATGTCTATAATATGTAGGCTCCCTATGGAGCTATGCTTAATATCCGGTCAGTATGTTCAATAATATTCCACAAAACAAGTATTATTCTAGTATATTGTGTTTGGCTCAATAAAGTTTCACCTGGAAAGAATAACTACTGTACTCTGAATAAAAAAAGTGGTGTAACAGTAAATCAATCCTAATCAGCCCTGTAAACTGGGTGAAACACATGGCATTAGAATGTTGACTACACACTCTGGGGTGTGTCTGAAATGCCAATCCTATTCCCTGTACAACAcgctacttttgacctgggcctaTAGGGCAATATGAACCCTGGTCGAATAAAACATTTGttcactacgtagggaatagggctccatttcGGACGCATCCTGGGTCTTTCGCTGTTATGGATCTTACAGAACCGGATCAGCAACGGAATTCCCAGTGATGCAACGTGTGGGAACACGTCAAGGATTTCTCAAGATGATACTTGACTACCCTGCTTTCGCTCTTAACATCGGAATTTCACTTTCTGATATTATCATTCATGATCGACAGCGATGGCTTATTTTGAAATTAGGTATGCCTATTTTGGTTTTTGAGGGTATTAAAAAATAGAAAAATGTCCTTCTgacaatgtacagtggggcaaaaaagtatttagtcagccaccaattgtgcaagttctcccacttaaaaagatgagagaggcctgtaattttcatcataggtacacttcaagtatgacagacaaaatgaggggaaaaaatccagaaaaatcacattgtaggatttttaattaattaatttgcaaattatggtggaaaataagtatttggtcaataacaaaagtttctcaatactttgttatataccctttgttggcaatgacagaggtcaaacgttttctgtaagtcttcacaaggttttcacacactgttgctggtattttggcccattcctccatgcagatctcctctagagcagtgatgttttggggctgttgctggccTCTCCTGAAGGGATTCTGTTTCACCCCAAACATCATTTTATTTAATGTCCGTGTTGGacattcaactccctccaaagattttctatggggccccattcattctttcctttacacggatcagtcgtcctggtccctttgcaaaaaaacatccccaaagcattatgtgtccacccccatgcttcacagtaggtatggtgtcctttggatgcaactcagcattctttgtcctccaaacacgacgagttaagtttttaacaaaaagttatattttggtttcatctgaccatatgacattctcccaatcttcttctggatcatccaaatgctctctagcaaacttcagacgggcctggacacgtcgggcactgcaggatttgagtccctggcggcgtagtgtgttactgatggtaggctttgatACTTtgctcccagctctctgcaggtcattcactaggtccccccgtgtggttctgggatttttgctcaccgttcttgtgatcattttgaccccacggggtgagatcttgcgtggagccccagatcgagggagattatcagtagtcttgtatgtctttcatttcctaataattgctcccacagttgatttcttcaaaccaagctgcttacctattgcatattcagtcttcccagcctggtgcaggtctacaatttcgtttctggtgtcctttgacagctctttggtcttggccatagtggagtttggagtgtgactatttgaggttgtggacaggtgtcttttatactgataacaagttcaaacaggtgccattaatacaggtaacgagtggaggacagaggagcctcttaaagaagttgttacaggtctgtgagagccagaaatcttgcttgtttgtaggtgaccaaatacttattttccaccataatttgcaaataaattcattaaaaatcctacaatgtgattttctggattttcttccctcattttgtctgtcatagttgaagtgtacctatgatgaaaattacaggcctctctcatatttttaagtggcagaacttgcacaattggtggctgactgagtacttttttgccccactgtatgtgggcCTATTCCACAATATTCAATAAGGCTACATC from Oncorhynchus clarkii lewisi isolate Uvic-CL-2024 chromosome 30, UVic_Ocla_1.0, whole genome shotgun sequence includes the following:
- the LOC139389946 gene encoding interleukin-1 beta-like, which gives rise to MEFESNCSLMKNTSASVAWSSKLPQGLDVEISHHPITLRCVANLIIAMERLNGGKGFTLGRDEGLLNFLLESAVEVLELESAHTEASSRAAFSSKGEYECSVTDSENKCWVLNEGSMELHAMMLQGGSSYHKVHLNLSTYITPVPSETKARPVALGIKGSNLYLSCITSEGTPTLHLEEVADKEQLKSINHESDMVRFLFYKQDTGVDISTLESAHYRNWFISTALQQDNTKMVNMCQRATLNRNTTFTVQRHN